Proteins from a genomic interval of Asterias rubens chromosome 16, eAstRub1.3, whole genome shotgun sequence:
- the LOC117300777 gene encoding solute carrier family 25 member 51-like, translated as MGKEPQHVQLKDTQNDTHKKEVLSANNALPVVRNPVPNAGSKVLTNVTNQPDWVEYTSGAGAAFVNIIVTFPANKVIFRQQLHSIRMHKAIRQMQKEGLRNLYKGVLPPLLQRMSGLSLMFGLYDQYTRIIISHIDCKLSTSKLFAALLSGSTEAVLVPFERVQSLLQDHRHGEKFNNTFQVFRQLRGYGLREYYRGLTPILLRNGPSSAIFFTVREKLQELVPKDASRAEKISMDFVSGAILGASLSTIWYPLNVIKTRMQSKVNEEFMSVWRTFNIVYNERGRRWRTMFRGVHLNFSRALISWGIINASYGLLQSMLHEV; from the exons ATGGGCAAAGAACCACAACATGTGCAACTCAAggacacccaaaatgacactcACAAGAAGGAGGTTCTGTCGGCGAACAACGCCCTCCCAGTGGTGCGCAATCCCGTTCCCAACGCTGGAAGCAAGGTTCTTACGAACGTTACAAACCAACCGGACTGGGTTGAGTATACGTCGGGAGCGGGGGCCGCCTTCGTTAACATTATCGTAACGTTCCCCGCCAATAAAGTCATCTTCCGCCAGCAGCTTCACAGCATCAGGATGCACAAAGCGATACGCCAGATGCAAAAAGAAGGCCTCAGGAATTTGTACAAAGGAGTGCTACCCCCTCTCTTACAACGCATGTCAGGATTGTCGCTTATGTTCGGACTCTACGACCAGTACACCAGGATCATCATTAGTCATATTGACTGCAAGTTATCAACTTCTAAACTCTTTGCAGCATTACTCTCAG GCTCAACAGAGGCAGTTTTAGTCCCCTTTGAGCGTGTCCAGTCGCTCCTTCAAGATCACCGGCACGGCGAGAAGTTTAACAACACCTTTCAAGTATTCCGTCAGCTTAGGGGTTACGGACTGCGCGAGTATTATCGCGGCTTGACGCCTATCTTATTACGCAATGGACCCAGCAGCGCAATCTTCTTCACGGTGCGAGAGAAGCTGCAAGAGTTGGTACCAAAGGATGCATCCAGAGCTGAGAAG ATCAGCATGGACTTTGTGAGCGGTGCCATCCTAGGAGCCTCTCTGAGCACCATCTGGTACCCTCTTAATGTCATCAAGACCAGGATGCAGTCCAAAGTGAACGAAGAATTCATGTCTGTATGGAGGACATTCAACATTGTGTACAACGAGAGGGGACGCAGGTGGAGGACCATGTTTCGTGGGGTACACCTTAATTTCAGCCGGGCGCTTATTTCGTGGGGTATCATCAACGCATCTTATGGATTACTGCAGTCTATGCTGCATGAGGTTTGA